In one Vulgatibacter incomptus genomic region, the following are encoded:
- the flgK gene encoding flagellar hook-associated protein FlgK — translation MSSLFTLLNQAASSLNAHRLAVATAGNNIQNVNTPGYARQLVQLAAALPADRVGGGYLGQGVVVQSIVQLRDRFFESQFPQAAATAARSQAEATALLGVHVLDPELAGGVGDALTKFYSSVRALAADAGNDGLRQTAVASSRALALAFNRTSDGLRQARLGVDARLDSLADQANGLSQQIAELNRQIRVATSAAGGAPPNDLLDARARARDELAQVTGATAILDGEGNLNMFLPNGAALVSGDRASTLSTWPDPANDGHLSFRLTKADGSSENVKGMGGAIGGNLDARDGALREAEEKLDRLAWDLAGMVNEVHRSGFDLNGNPGVDLFDAGATVAGAARRLAVDPSILADPSRLAASDTAAGIPGSGRNFLALGALEDQALPSGATAIATIASIISGFGASSARVKALADHDATLLGNLDAMRESVSGVSIDEELIRMTQAQRAYDAVGKVIATTDEMLDTLMKLR, via the coding sequence ATGAGCAGCCTCTTCACCCTCCTCAACCAGGCGGCCTCGAGCCTCAACGCCCACCGGCTCGCCGTCGCGACGGCGGGAAACAACATCCAGAACGTCAACACCCCCGGGTATGCGCGCCAGCTCGTCCAGCTCGCGGCGGCGCTCCCCGCCGACCGGGTCGGCGGCGGCTACCTGGGCCAGGGCGTCGTCGTCCAGTCGATCGTCCAGCTCCGCGATCGCTTCTTCGAGAGCCAGTTCCCCCAGGCAGCAGCGACCGCCGCGAGGAGCCAGGCCGAGGCGACGGCGCTCCTCGGCGTCCACGTCCTCGATCCCGAGCTAGCCGGCGGCGTCGGCGACGCGCTCACCAAGTTCTACTCATCGGTCCGCGCCCTCGCGGCCGACGCCGGGAACGACGGCCTCCGCCAGACCGCGGTGGCGTCCTCCCGCGCCCTCGCCCTCGCCTTCAACCGCACCTCCGACGGCCTTCGGCAGGCTCGCCTCGGCGTCGACGCACGCCTGGACAGCCTCGCCGACCAGGCGAACGGGCTCAGCCAGCAGATCGCGGAGCTCAACCGGCAGATCCGCGTGGCGACCAGCGCGGCCGGCGGCGCGCCTCCGAACGATCTCCTGGACGCCCGCGCCCGCGCCCGGGACGAGCTCGCCCAGGTGACCGGCGCCACCGCCATCCTCGACGGCGAGGGCAACCTGAACATGTTCCTCCCGAACGGCGCCGCGCTCGTCAGCGGCGACCGCGCGTCGACGCTCTCGACCTGGCCCGACCCCGCCAACGACGGCCACCTCTCGTTCCGCCTCACGAAGGCCGACGGCTCGTCCGAGAACGTCAAGGGCATGGGCGGCGCCATCGGCGGCAACCTCGACGCGCGCGACGGCGCGCTGCGCGAGGCGGAGGAGAAGCTGGATCGTCTCGCGTGGGATCTCGCCGGCATGGTCAACGAGGTCCACCGCTCGGGCTTCGATCTGAACGGGAACCCCGGCGTGGATCTCTTCGACGCAGGCGCCACCGTGGCCGGGGCGGCGCGCCGCCTCGCGGTGGATCCGTCCATCCTCGCCGACCCGTCGCGCCTCGCAGCCTCCGACACCGCCGCCGGGATCCCCGGCAGCGGCCGCAACTTCCTCGCGCTCGGCGCGCTCGAGGATCAGGCGCTCCCGTCCGGCGCGACGGCCATCGCCACCATCGCCTCGATCATCTCCGGCTTCGGCGCCTCGTCGGCCCGGGTGAAGGCCCTGGCCGATCACGACGCCACGCTCCTCGGCAACCTCGACG